From a region of the Mercurialis annua linkage group LG1-X, ddMerAnnu1.2, whole genome shotgun sequence genome:
- the LOC126678811 gene encoding tubulin beta chain-like, translating to MREILHIQGGQCGNQIGSKFWEVICEEHGVDPTGRYQGDAGSDLQLERINVYYNEASGGRYVPRAVLMDLEPGTMDSIRSGPYGQIFRPDNFVFGQSGAGNNWAKGHYTEGAELIDSVLDVVRKEAENCDCLQGFQVCHSLGGGTGSGMGTLLISKIREEYPDRMMLTFSVFPSPKVSDTVVEPYNATLSVHQLVENADECMVLDNEALYDICFRTLKLSTPSFGDLNHLISATMSGVTCCLRFPGQLNSDLRKLAVNLIPFPRLHFFMVGFAPLTSRGSQQYISLTVPELTQQMWDAKNMMCAADPRHGRYLTASAMFRGKMSTKEVDEQMINVQNKNSSYFVEWIPNNVKSSVCDIPPRGLRMASTFVGNSTSIQEMFRRVSEQFTAMFRRKAFLHWYTGEGMDEMEFTEAESNMNDLVAEYQQYQDATADEDVEYEDGGEEVYEA from the exons ATGAGGGAGATCTTGCACATTCAAGGAGGCCAATGTGGTAACCAAATCGGTTCCAAATTCTGGGAAGTTATTTGCGAGGAGCACGGTGTTGACCCTACCGGACGATACCAAGGAGACGCCGGTTCCGATCTCCAACTCGAGAGAATCAATGTTTACTACAATGAGGCTTCCGGCGGACGCTATGTGCCCAGGGCTGTCCTTATGGATCTTGAACCTGGTACTATGGATAGTATCAGATCCGGTCCTTATGGACAGATCTTTAGACCCGATAACTTCGTGTTTGGGCAATCTGGTGCTGGTAATAATTGGGCTAAAGGTCATTATACTGAAGGAGCCGAGTTGATTGACTCTGTTCTTGATGTCGTTCGTAAAGAGGCTGAGAATTGTGATTGCTTGCAAG GCTTTCAGGTATGCCACTCACTTGGAGGAGGCACAGGCTCTGGCATGGGGACCCTTCTTATTTCTAAGATCAGAGAGGAATACCCGGACAGGATGATGCTCACTTTCTCGGTTTTCCCATCACCAAAGGTCTCAGATACAGTTGTTGAGCCATACAATGCCACTCTCTCTGTGCATCAATTGGTAGAAAATGCTGATGAATGTATGGTACTTGACAATGAAGCACTTTACGATATCTGCTTCAGGACATTAAAGCTCAGCACTCCAAGCT TTGGTGACCTGAACCACTTGATCTCTGCAACTATGAGTGGTGTAACATGCTGTCTGAGGTTTCCAGGACAGCTCAATTCAGACCTACGCAAACTGGCTGTCAACCTGATCCCATTTCCACGTCTCCACTTCTTTATGGTAGGATTCGCTCCACTCACATCTCGTGGTTCCCAGCAGTACATTTCCCTTACCGTCCCAGAGCTTACTCAGCAAATGTGGGATGCAAAGAACATGATGTGTGCTGCTGATCCTCGCCATGGCCGCTACTTGACTGCCTCAGCTATGTTCAGAGGAAAGATGAGCACCAAGGAGGTGGATGAACAGATGATCAATGTGCAGAACAAAAACTCATCCTATTTTGTGGAATGGATACCAAACAATGTGAAATCCAGTGTTTGTGATATTCCTCCAAGAGGTTTGAGAATGGCGTCAACTTTTGTGGGCAACTCAACATCGATCCAAGAGATGTTCAGGAGGGTGAGTGAGCAGTTTACAGCTATGTTCCGTCGTAAGGCTTTCTTGCATTGGTACACTGGCGAAGGTATGGACGAAATGGAGTTCACCGAAGCCGAGAGCAACATGAATGATTTAGTGGCGGAATACCAGCAATACCAGGATGCAACCGCTGATGAGGATGTTGAATACGAGGATGGCGGTGAGGAGGTGTACGAAGCTTAA
- the LOC126666094 gene encoding uncharacterized protein LOC126666094 isoform X1: protein MGTKKRSQVDKLFNNLIQLLNSQQEQLQTLVEERKFLEDRIKLQHERWVSDVHLRDDHISQIKDELIEKDMACLLEAAKSDLMLGLKHREASLYKLILGLEQTEDELADFRSCFDHLCRKLEENSTKTDDLNKVGRHSVEKSSGCKRLDNEVKRLKLEYEKLASEKNSEISALVKQKDFVWNQYNVLESTLNDKLKSKQSEVEQANAKIAKVLASVETLQSSNDEKDETIDRLKAKLAQVEVDRDKSKEEIFRLSHVLESLKKSRSAQVTPALKQCNTGGKGSNQVVKSNGRTGSNVVVKKEPLSVKNSEKGSNCLKRKQVEVISISEAETPKLFTTTFKFPKLKSSSTPVA from the exons ATGGGTACTAAAAAACGATCTCAAGTAGACAAATTGTTCAACAATTTGATTCAATTACTCAACAGCCAGCAAGAACAGCTTCAAACTCTTGTAGAGGAGAGAAAATTCCTAGAAGATCGCATTAAGTTACAACACGAACGATGGGTCTCCGATGTTCATCTCCGCGACGATCACATCTCTCAG ATTAAAGATGAATTGATAGAGAAAGACATGGCTTGCTTACTTGAGGCGGCAAAGTCTGATTTGATGTTGGGATTGAAGCACAGAGAGGCTTCTCtttataaattgattttaggtttag AGCAAACAGAAGATGAATTGGCAGATTTTAGATCATGTTTTGACCATCTCTGTCGTAAGCTAGAA GAAAATTCCACGAAAACCGACGATCTGAACAAAGTTGGTAGACATAGTGTTGAAAAATCTAGTGGTTGTAAAAGGTTGGATAATGAAGTGAAAAGATTGAAACTGGAATATGAGAAGCTTGCTTCTGAAAAGAACTCTGAGATATCTGCTCTTGTGAAACAGAAAGATTTTGTGTGGAATCAGTATAATGTTTTAGAGAGCACTCTTAATGATAAATTGAAGAGTAAGCAATCTGAGGTTGAACAGGCAAATGCAAAGATAGCAAAAGTTTTAGCCAGCGTGGAAACGCTTCAGTCTTCTAACGATGAGAAGGATGAAACCATTGATAGATTGAAAGCTAAATTGGCTCAGGTGGAGGTTGACAGAGATAAGTCGAAGGAAGAAATATTCAGACTCTCGCATGTGTTAGAATCATTGAAGAAGTCCAGAAGTGCACAAGTTACACCTGCGCTAAAACAATGTAATACAGGAGGTAAAGGGTCCAATCAGGTAGTCAAAAGCAATGGCAGGACTGGGAGTAATGTTGTTGTGAAGAAAGAACCATTATCAGTAAAAAATTCTGAAAAG GGTAGCAATTGTTTGAAAAGGAAACAAGTTGAAGTTATCAGTATTTCAGAAGCTGAGACGCCCAAATTGTTCACTACTACCTTCAAGTTTCCGAAGTTGAAGAGCTCATCTACTCCGGTAGCATGA
- the LOC126671348 gene encoding uncharacterized protein LOC126671348 isoform X1: protein MPSEDAKTAKVKKQEDEEDENNSLSSIRKTHKKTSIPKPKKEDSDDDFDTPLSKTKSSSNSRSKTPKAKKEDDDDDDNKPISTKKSVAKKVTTELNKKNEEEKKKRVVATEQNGKKKEKKVYDLPGQRRDPPEERDPLRIFYETLYKQLPNSEMAQLWMMESGLLSKEEAKKVYERKLKKKNQQKPSTPSKAITSTKKTDSATVKKKTESATVKKKTPSPVVKKTANSNVETKKSKKRKSADESDEDESDEDFIINKSTKKQRAS from the exons ATGCCTTCAGAGGACGCAAAAACTGCAAAGGTAAAGAAACAAGAAGACGAAGAAGACGAGAATAATAGTTTGAGTTCCATTCGAAAAACCCACAAGAAAACTTCAATCCCTAAACCCAAGAAAGAGGATTCCGACGATGATTTTGACACTCCGCTGAGCAAGACTAAAAGCTCTTCAAATTCCCGCTCTAAGACACCTAAAGCCAAGAAAGAAGACGATGACGATGATGATAACAAACCCATCTCTACCAAGAAATCCGTTGCCAAGAAGGTCACAACT GAACTGAACAAGAAAAATGaggaagagaaaaagaagagagtCGTGGCCACTGAGCAAAAtgggaagaagaaggagaagaaagTTTATGATTTGCCTGGCCAGAGACGAGACCCTCCTGAGGAG AGAGACCCGCTTAGGATTTTCTACGAGACACTATATAAACAACTTCCCAATAGCGAAATGGCGCAATTATG GATGATGGAATCTGGTCTGCTCTCCAAAGAAGAGGCAAAGAAAGTTTACGAGAGAAAactgaagaagaagaatcagCAGAAGCCGAGTACTCCCAGCAAAGCAATTACTTCTACAAAAAAGACTGATTCTGCAACTGTGAAAAAGAAGACTGAATCTGCAACTGTTAAGAAAAAGACACCATCGCCTGTTGTAAAGAAGACGGCAAACTCCAATGTCGAAACAAAGAAGTCTAAGAAGCGCAAGAGTGCTGATGAGAGTGATGAGGACGAATCTGATGAGGatttcataattaataaaagcaCAAAGAAACAGAGAGCATCTTAG
- the LOC126669264 gene encoding uncharacterized protein LOC126669264 isoform X1 has product MEQSSSISHVWSNDETEVASILLQLPHLINHRDTLLPFSSWGVKRKRSVYESLSHRRASSSSPPSPPPPPAAEKIAVKCEATTTSPDTPLAFCPSESDEKSKRLKRKSSVKKTKEELVAIIEDCNQSKELLKKKIEKSQQLHDQLKAENLALKARKQELIQGHIREKSQAETETGARLTVEVKTEVDQRRSAETGETYQNPRGKRMSWFPGMAKMISIPDLNVYPGESYMMMEFSQQRVDDFNKARAHAAARQRRMQICRQKNSHR; this is encoded by the exons atggaGCAGAGCAGCAGTATTAGCCATGTATGGAGTAATGATGAGACAGAAGTGGCTTCAATCTTATTACAGCTTCCTCATCTAATCAATCATAGAGACACGCTTCTCCCATTTTCGTCTTGGGGTGTTAAACGAAAGAGATCTGTCTATGAAAGCCTTTCTCACCGCCGTGCTTCTTCATCTTCGCCTCCGTCGCCACCGCCGCCGCCAGCAGCTGAGAAAATCGCCGTTAAATGCGAGGCTACCACTACGAGTCCAGATACGCCGCTAGCGTTTTGTCCGAGTGAATCTGATGAGAAATCTAAGCGTTTGAAAAGAAAATCGTCCGTCAAGAAG ACTAAAGAGGAATTGGTGGCCATTATTGAAGACTGTAATCAAAGCAAAGAATTGCTGAAAAAG AAAATTGAAAAGTCTCAGCAATTACACGATCAGCTGAAAGCAGAAAATTTAGCGCTGAAAGCAAGGAAACAAGAG CTAATTCAGGGCCATATTAGAGAAAAATCTCAAGCTGAAACTGAGACGGGGGCTAGATTAACTGTGGAGGTTAAAACAGAAGTGGATCAAAGACGGTCGGCGGAAACCGGCGAGACTTATCAGAATCCGCGTGGCAAAAGAATGAGCTGGTTTCCGGGAATGGCGAAGATGATTAGTATACCTGATCTGAATGTATATCCGGGAGAGTCTTATATGATGATGGAATTTAGCCAGCAGAGAGTTGATGATTTTAATAAAGCTAGAGCTCATGCTGCTGCTAGACAACGGAGGATGCAAATTTGTAGGCAGAAAAATAGTCATAGATGa
- the LOC126669264 gene encoding uncharacterized protein LOC126669264 isoform X2, whose protein sequence is MEQSSSISHVWSNDETEVASILLQLPHLINHRDTLLPFSSWGVKRKRSVYESLSHRRASSSSPPSPPPPPAAEKIAVKCEATTTSPDTPLAFCPSESDEKSKRLKRKSSVKKTKEELVAIIEDCNQSKELLKKKIEKSQQLHDQLKAENLALKARKQEGHIREKSQAETETGARLTVEVKTEVDQRRSAETGETYQNPRGKRMSWFPGMAKMISIPDLNVYPGESYMMMEFSQQRVDDFNKARAHAAARQRRMQICRQKNSHR, encoded by the exons atggaGCAGAGCAGCAGTATTAGCCATGTATGGAGTAATGATGAGACAGAAGTGGCTTCAATCTTATTACAGCTTCCTCATCTAATCAATCATAGAGACACGCTTCTCCCATTTTCGTCTTGGGGTGTTAAACGAAAGAGATCTGTCTATGAAAGCCTTTCTCACCGCCGTGCTTCTTCATCTTCGCCTCCGTCGCCACCGCCGCCGCCAGCAGCTGAGAAAATCGCCGTTAAATGCGAGGCTACCACTACGAGTCCAGATACGCCGCTAGCGTTTTGTCCGAGTGAATCTGATGAGAAATCTAAGCGTTTGAAAAGAAAATCGTCCGTCAAGAAG ACTAAAGAGGAATTGGTGGCCATTATTGAAGACTGTAATCAAAGCAAAGAATTGCTGAAAAAG AAAATTGAAAAGTCTCAGCAATTACACGATCAGCTGAAAGCAGAAAATTTAGCGCTGAAAGCAAGGAAACAAGAG GGCCATATTAGAGAAAAATCTCAAGCTGAAACTGAGACGGGGGCTAGATTAACTGTGGAGGTTAAAACAGAAGTGGATCAAAGACGGTCGGCGGAAACCGGCGAGACTTATCAGAATCCGCGTGGCAAAAGAATGAGCTGGTTTCCGGGAATGGCGAAGATGATTAGTATACCTGATCTGAATGTATATCCGGGAGAGTCTTATATGATGATGGAATTTAGCCAGCAGAGAGTTGATGATTTTAATAAAGCTAGAGCTCATGCTGCTGCTAGACAACGGAGGATGCAAATTTGTAGGCAGAAAAATAGTCATAGATGa
- the LOC126671348 gene encoding uncharacterized protein LOC126671348 isoform X2 — MPSEDAKTAKVKKQEDEEDENNSLSSIRKTHKKTSIPKPKKEDSDDDFDTPLSKTKSSSNSRSKTPKAKKEDDDDDDNKPISTKKSVAKKELNKKNEEEKKKRVVATEQNGKKKEKKVYDLPGQRRDPPEERDPLRIFYETLYKQLPNSEMAQLWMMESGLLSKEEAKKVYERKLKKKNQQKPSTPSKAITSTKKTDSATVKKKTESATVKKKTPSPVVKKTANSNVETKKSKKRKSADESDEDESDEDFIINKSTKKQRAS, encoded by the exons ATGCCTTCAGAGGACGCAAAAACTGCAAAGGTAAAGAAACAAGAAGACGAAGAAGACGAGAATAATAGTTTGAGTTCCATTCGAAAAACCCACAAGAAAACTTCAATCCCTAAACCCAAGAAAGAGGATTCCGACGATGATTTTGACACTCCGCTGAGCAAGACTAAAAGCTCTTCAAATTCCCGCTCTAAGACACCTAAAGCCAAGAAAGAAGACGATGACGATGATGATAACAAACCCATCTCTACCAAGAAATCCGTTGCCAAGAAG GAACTGAACAAGAAAAATGaggaagagaaaaagaagagagtCGTGGCCACTGAGCAAAAtgggaagaagaaggagaagaaagTTTATGATTTGCCTGGCCAGAGACGAGACCCTCCTGAGGAG AGAGACCCGCTTAGGATTTTCTACGAGACACTATATAAACAACTTCCCAATAGCGAAATGGCGCAATTATG GATGATGGAATCTGGTCTGCTCTCCAAAGAAGAGGCAAAGAAAGTTTACGAGAGAAAactgaagaagaagaatcagCAGAAGCCGAGTACTCCCAGCAAAGCAATTACTTCTACAAAAAAGACTGATTCTGCAACTGTGAAAAAGAAGACTGAATCTGCAACTGTTAAGAAAAAGACACCATCGCCTGTTGTAAAGAAGACGGCAAACTCCAATGTCGAAACAAAGAAGTCTAAGAAGCGCAAGAGTGCTGATGAGAGTGATGAGGACGAATCTGATGAGGatttcataattaataaaagcaCAAAGAAACAGAGAGCATCTTAG
- the LOC126666094 gene encoding uncharacterized protein LOC126666094 isoform X2, whose protein sequence is MGTKKRSQVDKLFNNLIQLLNSQQEQLQTLVEERKFLEDRIKLQHERWVSDVHLRDDHISQIKDELIEKDMACLLEAAKSDLMLGLKHREASLYKLILEQTEDELADFRSCFDHLCRKLEENSTKTDDLNKVGRHSVEKSSGCKRLDNEVKRLKLEYEKLASEKNSEISALVKQKDFVWNQYNVLESTLNDKLKSKQSEVEQANAKIAKVLASVETLQSSNDEKDETIDRLKAKLAQVEVDRDKSKEEIFRLSHVLESLKKSRSAQVTPALKQCNTGGKGSNQVVKSNGRTGSNVVVKKEPLSVKNSEKGSNCLKRKQVEVISISEAETPKLFTTTFKFPKLKSSSTPVA, encoded by the exons ATGGGTACTAAAAAACGATCTCAAGTAGACAAATTGTTCAACAATTTGATTCAATTACTCAACAGCCAGCAAGAACAGCTTCAAACTCTTGTAGAGGAGAGAAAATTCCTAGAAGATCGCATTAAGTTACAACACGAACGATGGGTCTCCGATGTTCATCTCCGCGACGATCACATCTCTCAG ATTAAAGATGAATTGATAGAGAAAGACATGGCTTGCTTACTTGAGGCGGCAAAGTCTGATTTGATGTTGGGATTGAAGCACAGAGAGGCTTCTCtttataaattgattttag AGCAAACAGAAGATGAATTGGCAGATTTTAGATCATGTTTTGACCATCTCTGTCGTAAGCTAGAA GAAAATTCCACGAAAACCGACGATCTGAACAAAGTTGGTAGACATAGTGTTGAAAAATCTAGTGGTTGTAAAAGGTTGGATAATGAAGTGAAAAGATTGAAACTGGAATATGAGAAGCTTGCTTCTGAAAAGAACTCTGAGATATCTGCTCTTGTGAAACAGAAAGATTTTGTGTGGAATCAGTATAATGTTTTAGAGAGCACTCTTAATGATAAATTGAAGAGTAAGCAATCTGAGGTTGAACAGGCAAATGCAAAGATAGCAAAAGTTTTAGCCAGCGTGGAAACGCTTCAGTCTTCTAACGATGAGAAGGATGAAACCATTGATAGATTGAAAGCTAAATTGGCTCAGGTGGAGGTTGACAGAGATAAGTCGAAGGAAGAAATATTCAGACTCTCGCATGTGTTAGAATCATTGAAGAAGTCCAGAAGTGCACAAGTTACACCTGCGCTAAAACAATGTAATACAGGAGGTAAAGGGTCCAATCAGGTAGTCAAAAGCAATGGCAGGACTGGGAGTAATGTTGTTGTGAAGAAAGAACCATTATCAGTAAAAAATTCTGAAAAG GGTAGCAATTGTTTGAAAAGGAAACAAGTTGAAGTTATCAGTATTTCAGAAGCTGAGACGCCCAAATTGTTCACTACTACCTTCAAGTTTCCGAAGTTGAAGAGCTCATCTACTCCGGTAGCATGA
- the LOC126666095 gene encoding uncharacterized protein LOC126666095: MGWLWRERRGPAWKQGWAEHTITSISPPPFPLLAIFVIIIVLLSLSSYFNYKSQMQQGVINFKLIMLFLPVLLIFIAKLVSKGDRFFFYTTKAEYGTLRRNWDLPWGVGILVVILLVMLSYQSSLRSVWSPIVWRSY, encoded by the coding sequence ATGGGTTGGTTATGGCGAGAGAGAAGAGGTCCGGCATGGAAGCAAGGTTGGGCAGAGCATACTATAACCTCAATCTCACCTCCTCCGTTTCCGTTACTTGCAATTTTTGTCATAATTATCGTCTTGCTGTCTCTTTCGTCGTATTTTAACTATAAGTCCCAGATGCAGCAAGGTGTCATCAACTTTAAGCTGATCATGCTGTTCTTGCCCGTGCTACTGATCTTTATTGCGAAGCTTGTATCCAAAGGTGACAGGTTCTTTTTCTATACTACAAAAGCTGAGTATGGCACTCTTCGTAGAAACTGGGATTTGCCTTGGGGAGTCGGAATACTGGTGGTGATTCTGCTAGTCATGCTTTCTTATCAGTCATCCTTGCGGTCTGTGTGGTCTCCGATTGTATGGAGATCGTATTAG